In the Methylomonas rhizoryzae genome, one interval contains:
- a CDS encoding bacteriohemerythrin, whose product MSLIQQNSIPLTGQALIDTDHGEFIALVNQLDSASNAEFPALFKQLYQHTERHFDSENRLMEESGFPAESEHKGEHQRVLSEFKQFQTRIDKGLIPFGRAFVKERLPQWFALHVATMDAALAAHVRLNSAALKLD is encoded by the coding sequence ATGTCCTTAATCCAGCAAAACAGCATTCCATTAACCGGCCAAGCCTTAATCGATACCGACCATGGCGAGTTCATCGCGCTGGTCAATCAATTGGATAGCGCGAGTAACGCCGAATTTCCGGCCTTGTTCAAGCAGCTCTACCAACATACCGAACGGCATTTCGACAGCGAAAACCGTTTGATGGAAGAGTCCGGTTTTCCGGCGGAAAGCGAACACAAAGGCGAGCATCAACGGGTACTGTCGGAATTCAAACAATTTCAAACCCGAATCGACAAAGGCTTGATTCCGTTCGGACGGGCCTTCGTCAAAGAGCGATTGCCGCAGTGGTTTGCCTTACACGTTGCCACCATGGACGCGGCCTTGGCCGCACATGTGAGATTGAATTCGGCGGCGCTGAAGCTTGATTGA
- a CDS encoding phospholipase D-like domain-containing protein gives MPVAEQYAKPVFGKLGGFFQRVNDFKDTFSLRWGRIEFDMHYGMSANLKIILRVYRESICETFVVDTDAFDVHWDRHKRASRDFFVHPYSNQFGKINCIKFAFVVHLGERSIPSRNEYIFMDWYQLQDGLHQQRTISDEHATVNHYRTYELDAGQLQADVDWYNHHFESLHLIPKFTKGQQYHPYHPKRFIHDHIDKVIIAKRDNPNRLCTIKVSVDCIDDNDFVNHLVHASHQGVWVQCVVDWRKMTLTNSPTYANLKRSGVELVGVFCTPKHHLIEVEPDMHTKFVIFNDEDCILGSFNITFDRWWANWESGMTFHSKGVCRLLDNIFQSQRGGVIQKYGIDPLAPFNLLYTFGRQTMANGKLYRPHHAILAEIHRARHSIKICLFLIGDLLGDHNDSVINALVQAKQRGVDVQILFNGHLARQGRVGVERPMHEEQNRPLLPAVQRLKWAGIRVGLVYGRDDLPVPYSPIHSKYCVIDDYIVIEGSFNWYNTSVFSHDLIVIAANHDVAKPYLYEFEQIQRLFRVFF, from the coding sequence ATGCCAGTAGCAGAACAATACGCAAAACCGGTGTTTGGAAAGCTGGGAGGTTTCTTTCAGCGGGTTAACGATTTTAAAGATACGTTCAGCCTGCGCTGGGGGCGAATAGAATTCGACATGCATTACGGCATGTCCGCCAATCTGAAAATCATTTTGCGGGTATACCGCGAGTCGATTTGCGAAACCTTTGTCGTCGATACCGATGCTTTCGACGTGCATTGGGACCGCCACAAACGGGCTAGCCGGGATTTTTTCGTACACCCCTATTCCAATCAGTTCGGAAAAATTAATTGCATTAAATTTGCGTTTGTCGTGCATCTGGGCGAGCGTTCAATTCCGTCGCGCAACGAATACATATTCATGGATTGGTACCAACTGCAAGACGGCTTACATCAGCAACGCACCATTAGCGACGAGCACGCAACCGTCAACCATTACCGCACCTACGAACTGGACGCCGGACAGTTGCAAGCGGACGTGGATTGGTACAATCATCATTTCGAATCCTTGCATCTGATTCCGAAATTTACCAAGGGTCAGCAATACCACCCTTATCATCCCAAACGCTTCATCCACGATCATATCGATAAAGTCATTATCGCCAAGCGCGACAATCCGAATCGTTTGTGCACGATTAAAGTCAGTGTGGATTGCATAGACGACAACGACTTCGTCAATCATTTGGTACACGCCAGTCACCAAGGCGTATGGGTGCAATGCGTGGTGGATTGGCGCAAGATGACCTTGACCAACAGCCCGACTTACGCCAATTTGAAGCGTTCCGGCGTAGAATTGGTCGGGGTGTTTTGCACGCCCAAACATCACCTGATCGAAGTCGAACCCGACATGCATACCAAATTCGTCATTTTCAACGATGAAGACTGCATCCTGGGTTCGTTCAACATCACCTTCGATCGTTGGTGGGCCAACTGGGAATCCGGCATGACGTTTCACTCCAAGGGTGTATGCCGTTTGCTGGACAACATTTTTCAAAGCCAGCGCGGCGGGGTTATCCAGAAATACGGCATCGATCCTCTGGCGCCGTTCAATTTGCTGTATACCTTCGGCCGGCAGACGATGGCCAATGGCAAGCTGTATAGGCCGCATCACGCCATTTTGGCGGAAATTCACCGGGCTCGGCATTCGATCAAAATCTGCTTGTTTCTGATTGGCGATTTGTTGGGCGACCACAACGACAGCGTGATCAACGCCCTCGTTCAAGCCAAACAACGCGGCGTCGACGTACAAATTCTGTTCAACGGGCATCTGGCCAGACAAGGTCGGGTCGGTGTGGAACGACCGATGCACGAAGAACAAAACCGACCGTTGCTGCCTGCGGTGCAGCGCCTGAAATGGGCCGGAATCAGAGTTGGCTTGGTGTACGGGCGAGACGACCTTCCGGTACCCTACTCACCCATCCATTCGAAATACTGCGTCATCGACGACTACATCGTCATAGAAGGCAGCTTCAATTGGTACAACACCTCGGTGTTCTCGCACGATTTGATAGTCATCGCAGCCAATCACGACGTTGCTAAGCCGTATTTATACGAATTCGAGCAAATTCAACGGTTATTCAGAGTCTTTTTCTAA
- a CDS encoding TetR/AcrR family transcriptional regulator C-terminal domain-containing protein, which produces MDSGRVVEIGKLFFERGPALGMKYSEDYFAAAIEAGRLRSADPRIAAMHFRGLLESEVYEPWLLNILHELPPDLIHDVVDHAVDVFMRAYGPNGN; this is translated from the coding sequence GTGGATAGCGGGAGAGTAGTGGAGATCGGTAAGCTTTTTTTCGAGCGCGGCCCGGCATTGGGCATGAAATATTCGGAAGATTATTTTGCCGCCGCCATCGAAGCCGGCCGGTTGCGTTCGGCGGACCCGCGGATTGCAGCGATGCATTTTCGCGGCTTATTGGAGTCGGAAGTATACGAGCCTTGGTTGCTGAACATCTTGCATGAACTCCCGCCTGATTTGATTCACGACGTGGTCGATCACGCCGTCGACGTGTTCATGAGGGCATACGGGCCGAATGGCAACTGA
- a CDS encoding TetR/AcrR family transcriptional regulator, with product MTATTLNKPKVGRPKAGTEAERNDHLLDQALVLFMREGYAAASIAKIAVAAGVSTRTIYERYKNKAELMLASVDRLVETDISEMQGIENLQDLSCRDGLIALGEKLLGKVMQPDMISFYRMGVAEACRFPELSELIKNTGPKRIQEMIAAYLHRHAGDTGLSAVEFEPAAALFLEMLIAEPRNKALFGILEADWDARAHVEFVVKVFLYGIAGRRPS from the coding sequence ATGACAGCGACAACGCTTAACAAACCCAAGGTGGGACGGCCGAAAGCCGGTACCGAAGCCGAGCGCAACGATCATTTGCTGGATCAGGCCCTGGTGTTGTTCATGCGCGAGGGCTATGCCGCCGCCAGCATCGCCAAAATCGCGGTGGCGGCCGGGGTTTCGACCCGGACCATTTACGAACGCTATAAAAACAAGGCGGAATTAATGCTGGCGTCAGTCGATAGGCTGGTCGAAACCGACATTTCCGAAATGCAAGGTATCGAAAATTTACAGGATCTGTCGTGCCGCGACGGCTTGATCGCGCTCGGCGAAAAGCTGCTGGGCAAAGTCATGCAGCCCGACATGATCTCGTTTTACCGAATGGGCGTCGCCGAAGCCTGCCGGTTTCCGGAACTGAGTGAACTGATCAAGAACACCGGCCCCAAGCGCATTCAAGAGATGATCGCCGCTTACCTGCACCGGCACGCCGGGGATACCGGGTTGTCGGCAGTGGAGTTCGAGCCGGCGGCGGCCTTGTTTTTGGAAATGTTGATTGCCGAGCCGCGAAACAAAGCCTTGTTCGGCATTCTGGAGGCCGACTGGGATGCGCGCGCCCACGTCGAATTCGTGGTGAAGGTGTTTTTATACGGCATTGCCGGCCGGAGGCCGTCATGA
- a CDS encoding efflux transporter outer membrane subunit translates to MKAAIMTMLAGGALAGCSVFPDYVRPAVDTPAQWQVRRTEADGAAERLDWWHQFNDPVLTRLLQAAEQDNPTLDQAVASIASARANLASAEAGGMPSLTANGAFSRSKGGSSSGTSAQTTGTSGSSFNSGITQILSGSLDASWELDLFGKFAFGRQAEQARLDAAEMTRHNAKVSLAAEVASDYVGYRACQLTVTAYQNAIASKQDTARLTGVLAGAGFSSPADAVLAEASLHASESSLIAQRVECDNTVKALVALTGLAETELRAWLDRGSGIPTPTQFRVDSVPADLLTQRPDLAADERKLAAASADIGNAVAKRYPSVSLTGSIGKRKTETTGLTLSSNTWSIGPTVTLPIFDGGELRSKVDSAEAAYASAWASYRSDIRAAIKEVEQALVNLNGAEQRERVEGRSAEQYRQYFRAAELNWRAGGLSLLSLEDARGQMIAQEISYIAQQQNRVRYWIALYKALGGGWRAQDTQLSAGETRSEESL, encoded by the coding sequence ATGAAGGCCGCGATCATGACGATGCTGGCCGGCGGCGCGCTGGCCGGCTGCAGCGTGTTCCCCGATTACGTTCGACCGGCCGTCGACACGCCGGCGCAATGGCAAGTTCGGCGCACCGAGGCCGACGGCGCGGCGGAACGGCTGGACTGGTGGCACCAGTTCAACGATCCGGTGTTGACCCGCTTGCTACAGGCCGCCGAACAGGATAATCCGACGCTGGATCAAGCGGTGGCGAGCATTGCTTCGGCGCGCGCCAACCTGGCCAGCGCCGAAGCCGGCGGCATGCCCAGCTTGACCGCGAATGGCGCATTCAGTCGTTCCAAGGGGGGCTCCTCTAGCGGAACCAGCGCGCAAACCACCGGCACTAGCGGGTCAAGCTTCAATAGCGGGATTACCCAAATTCTGTCCGGCAGCCTGGACGCCAGCTGGGAGCTGGATTTGTTCGGCAAATTTGCCTTCGGCCGCCAAGCCGAGCAGGCCCGGCTGGATGCGGCCGAAATGACCCGACACAACGCTAAAGTGAGTCTGGCGGCGGAAGTGGCGAGCGATTACGTCGGTTACCGGGCCTGCCAACTGACGGTGACAGCCTATCAAAACGCGATCGCTTCGAAGCAAGATACCGCGCGCTTGACCGGCGTCCTGGCCGGCGCGGGTTTTTCGTCACCGGCCGACGCGGTCTTGGCCGAGGCCAGCCTGCACGCCAGCGAATCCAGTCTGATCGCCCAACGCGTCGAGTGCGACAACACGGTTAAAGCCTTGGTGGCGTTGACCGGCCTGGCCGAGACCGAGTTGCGCGCTTGGTTGGATCGAGGCAGCGGTATACCGACCCCGACCCAATTCCGGGTGGATAGCGTGCCGGCCGATCTATTGACTCAGCGTCCTGATCTGGCCGCCGACGAGCGCAAGCTGGCGGCGGCCAGCGCCGACATTGGCAACGCGGTCGCCAAGCGCTATCCCAGCGTCAGCCTGACCGGTTCGATCGGCAAGCGCAAAACCGAAACCACCGGCTTGACCCTGAGCAGCAACACCTGGTCGATCGGCCCGACCGTGACCTTGCCGATCTTCGACGGCGGCGAATTGCGCTCCAAGGTCGATAGCGCCGAAGCCGCCTATGCCAGCGCATGGGCCAGTTACCGGAGCGATATTCGCGCCGCGATCAAGGAAGTCGAGCAAGCCTTGGTCAATCTGAACGGCGCCGAGCAACGGGAACGCGTCGAAGGCCGTAGCGCCGAGCAATACCGCCAGTATTTTCGGGCGGCCGAGCTGAATTGGCGGGCCGGCGGGCTGAGTCTGCTGTCGTTGGAAGATGCGCGCGGGCAAATGATCGCGCAAGAAATCAGTTACATCGCGCAACAACAAAATCGCGTGCGGTATTGGATCGCGTTGTACAAGGCTTTGGGCGGCGGTTGGCGCGCCCAGGATACGCAATTGAGCGCGGGCGAGACCCGGAGCGAGGAGTCACTATGA
- a CDS encoding efflux RND transporter periplasmic adaptor subunit has product MNIHQTFSLPTWIAGLTLAGLSIALPALTSAPAPAAIAARSKAVLAVETLTPSQQDWPTTIKVNGAVAAWQEAKIGAEIGSLRIKQVLVDVGDRVKRGQDLAVLADDTVVAELHKQQASVDKSRANLAKARADAARAREIQDSGALSSQKIDEYVIAEQTARADLALAEAELENQRIRLRQTHIVASDDGVISARGAGMGDVVTAGTELFRLVRQGRVEWRAEVNAQQLAQIRPGQTVELSLPDGGRVSGTVRMTAPTVDDATRNALVYVDIPNAAAKPGMYLQGSIAVGEQAALVVPQTALVLRDGRDYLFEIAESSVATGTQTVIQRNVVTGRRVGDWVEIREGIAGDAHLVAGGGAFLKDGDIVNVTPKI; this is encoded by the coding sequence ATGAATATCCATCAAACATTTTCGTTACCGACCTGGATTGCCGGCCTGACCTTGGCCGGACTGAGCATTGCGTTACCGGCCCTGACCAGCGCGCCCGCGCCGGCGGCGATCGCCGCCAGATCCAAGGCGGTGCTGGCGGTCGAAACGCTGACGCCCAGTCAGCAAGACTGGCCGACCACGATCAAGGTCAACGGCGCGGTGGCGGCTTGGCAGGAAGCCAAAATCGGCGCCGAAATCGGCAGTTTGCGCATCAAGCAAGTCTTGGTCGATGTTGGCGACCGGGTCAAGCGCGGTCAGGATTTGGCGGTGTTGGCCGACGACACCGTCGTTGCCGAACTGCACAAACAACAAGCCAGCGTCGATAAAAGCCGGGCGAATTTGGCCAAGGCCCGCGCCGACGCCGCCCGCGCCCGCGAAATTCAAGACAGTGGCGCGCTATCGTCGCAGAAAATCGACGAATACGTTATCGCCGAACAAACCGCCCGCGCCGATCTGGCCTTGGCGGAAGCCGAGTTGGAAAACCAGCGGATTCGCTTGCGCCAGACCCACATCGTTGCCTCGGACGACGGCGTGATTTCGGCGCGCGGCGCCGGCATGGGCGATGTGGTGACGGCGGGCACCGAGTTGTTCCGGCTGGTGCGGCAGGGACGGGTTGAGTGGCGGGCCGAGGTCAACGCCCAGCAGCTCGCTCAAATTCGGCCCGGCCAAACCGTTGAATTGAGCTTGCCGGACGGCGGCCGGGTGAGCGGCACTGTGCGGATGACCGCGCCAACCGTGGACGACGCTACCCGCAACGCGCTGGTTTACGTCGATATTCCCAATGCCGCCGCCAAACCGGGCATGTATTTGCAAGGCAGCATCGCCGTCGGCGAACAGGCTGCCTTGGTAGTGCCGCAGACCGCGCTGGTTTTACGGGACGGCCGCGATTATTTGTTCGAAATCGCCGAATCCTCGGTCGCCACCGGGACTCAAACGGTGATACAGCGCAACGTGGTGACCGGCCGCCGGGTGGGCGACTGGGTGGAAATCCGCGAGGGGATTGCCGGCGATGCCCATTTGGTTGCCGGCGGCGGCGCATTTTTAAAGGACGGCGACATCGTCAACGTTACGCCCAAGATCTAA
- a CDS encoding efflux RND transporter permease subunit → MNFSAWAIRKPVPSLLLFAVLSILGGMGLKQLGKQNFPDIEVPTITVAATLEGAAPAQLETEVARKIEDKIAAIGGVEHVRTTITDGSVSIKVEFNIDKNSEEALNQVRNAVDGARSELPSAMAAPIVSKTTTAGGAILTYVVSADNMDEAALSWFVDNDVSKRLLAVTGVGKVTRTGGVDREVHVDLDPVRMAGLGALVSEVATQLKKVQQDASGGRGDIGGGVQAVRTLGRVATAGELRNLDIPLSNGSHIKLDQIADISDTIAERSTYATLDGKPVVGFDIVRNKGTSEVTVAEAVRAALAEFAAAHPQVQIREAFDTVQPVEDNFTGSMHLLYEGAFLAVIVVWWFLRDWRATLVAAVALPLSILPTFAAMWYFGFSLNILSLLALALVVGILVDDAIVEIENIVRHLRMGKTPLQAAMDAADEIGFAVIATTFTLVAVFLPTAFMGGIPGKFFRQFGMTAAAAVLASLLVARLLTPMMAAYLLKPHPERDSGDSAAMRIYLRAVEWCLSHRMTVGVGVLVFVVGSLSLMPLLPKGFVPAADNSQTKVSLELPPGSSLAQTRRVAVEAERRLRELPDVTQVFTAAGVSSSGGGGADAATTNYEVRKATLTLSLRDRAERPYKQAAVEAAIREKLADLPGVRVAVGAGGSGEKLQLTLASDDPQALRRAADAVELELRQLRGLGNITSSASLQRPEIQITPDFGKAAELGVTVEALADVVRVASYGDYSNVMAKLNLPQRQIPIRVRLAESVRRSLDEIGQLRVAGRGGSVSLATLADIRLAGGLQQIDRLDRMRNTTFDIELGERAVGDVLAEAMQLPTLQNLPAGVRTIESGDAQRMNELFGSFGGAMAIGVLCIYVVLVLLFGDFSQPVTILGALPLSLGGAFLALLMTGGSFAMPSVIGLLMLMGVVTKNSILLVEYAMIARREHGLSRLDAVIDSCRKRVQPILMTTIAMGAGMLPIALGLGADPSFRAPMAITVIGGLLTSTALSLVVIPVAYTAIDDLLSLARRLLASVRRGMGEAGLNYSLGE, encoded by the coding sequence ATGAATTTTTCCGCATGGGCCATCCGCAAGCCGGTACCCAGTCTGTTGTTGTTCGCGGTGCTGTCCATCCTGGGCGGCATGGGTCTCAAGCAATTGGGCAAACAAAACTTTCCGGACATCGAAGTGCCGACCATCACCGTCGCCGCTACTCTGGAAGGCGCGGCGCCGGCGCAGTTGGAAACCGAAGTGGCGCGCAAGATCGAAGACAAGATCGCCGCGATCGGCGGCGTCGAGCACGTGCGCACCACGATCACCGACGGTTCGGTTTCGATCAAGGTCGAGTTCAACATCGATAAAAATTCCGAGGAGGCGCTAAATCAAGTGCGCAACGCGGTGGACGGCGCCCGCTCGGAATTGCCGTCGGCGATGGCGGCGCCCATCGTCTCTAAGACCACGACCGCCGGCGGCGCAATTTTGACCTACGTGGTCAGCGCCGACAACATGGACGAAGCGGCCTTGTCGTGGTTCGTCGATAACGACGTCAGCAAGCGCTTGTTGGCGGTGACCGGCGTCGGCAAGGTCACCCGCACCGGCGGCGTCGATCGCGAGGTGCACGTTGACCTGGACCCGGTGCGGATGGCGGGCTTGGGCGCGCTGGTCAGCGAGGTGGCGACGCAACTGAAAAAAGTACAGCAAGACGCGTCCGGCGGCCGCGGCGACATCGGCGGCGGCGTGCAAGCGGTGCGCACCCTGGGCCGGGTGGCGACGGCCGGCGAGCTGCGCAACCTGGACATTCCGCTGAGCAACGGCAGCCACATCAAACTGGACCAAATCGCCGACATCAGCGATACCATCGCCGAGCGTTCCACCTACGCGACTTTGGACGGCAAGCCGGTGGTTGGCTTCGACATCGTCCGCAACAAAGGCACCAGCGAAGTCACCGTGGCGGAAGCGGTGCGCGCGGCGCTGGCCGAGTTTGCCGCCGCGCATCCGCAAGTGCAAATCCGCGAGGCCTTCGACACCGTGCAGCCGGTCGAAGACAACTTTACCGGCTCCATGCATTTGCTCTACGAAGGCGCCTTCCTGGCTGTCATTGTGGTCTGGTGGTTTTTGCGGGATTGGCGGGCGACGCTGGTCGCGGCGGTCGCCTTGCCCTTGTCGATTTTGCCGACCTTCGCGGCGATGTGGTATTTCGGCTTCAGCCTGAACATTCTGTCGCTGCTGGCCCTGGCCTTGGTGGTGGGGATTTTGGTGGACGACGCCATCGTCGAAATCGAAAACATCGTCCGCCACTTGCGGATGGGCAAGACGCCGTTGCAAGCGGCGATGGACGCCGCCGACGAAATCGGCTTCGCGGTGATCGCCACCACGTTTACCCTAGTGGCGGTGTTCTTGCCGACCGCATTCATGGGCGGCATACCGGGCAAATTCTTTCGCCAATTCGGCATGACCGCCGCCGCCGCAGTACTGGCGTCGTTGTTGGTGGCGCGCTTGCTGACGCCGATGATGGCGGCCTATCTGCTGAAGCCGCATCCGGAACGCGATAGCGGCGACAGCGCGGCGATGCGTATTTATCTGCGGGCGGTCGAGTGGTGTCTGAGCCATCGAATGACGGTCGGCGTCGGCGTGTTGGTGTTCGTGGTGGGTTCTTTGAGCCTGATGCCCTTGCTACCCAAGGGCTTCGTGCCGGCGGCGGATAACAGTCAGACCAAGGTTTCGTTGGAATTGCCGCCGGGCAGTTCGCTGGCGCAAACCCGCCGTGTCGCCGTCGAGGCCGAACGCCGCTTGCGCGAATTGCCCGACGTCACCCAGGTGTTCACCGCGGCCGGCGTCTCCAGTAGCGGTGGCGGCGGCGCGGATGCCGCCACCACCAACTACGAAGTGCGCAAGGCCACCTTGACCTTGAGTCTGCGCGACCGCGCCGAACGCCCGTATAAACAAGCGGCGGTCGAGGCGGCGATTCGCGAGAAACTGGCCGATCTGCCCGGCGTGCGGGTGGCCGTCGGTGCCGGCGGCAGCGGCGAGAAATTGCAACTGACGCTGGCCAGCGACGATCCGCAAGCCTTACGCCGGGCCGCCGATGCGGTCGAGCTTGAGTTGCGGCAACTGCGCGGTCTCGGGAACATTACCTCCAGCGCCAGCCTGCAACGCCCGGAAATTCAAATCACTCCGGATTTCGGCAAGGCCGCCGAATTGGGTGTCACGGTCGAGGCCTTGGCCGACGTGGTGAGGGTCGCCAGTTACGGCGATTACTCCAACGTGATGGCCAAGCTGAATCTGCCGCAACGGCAAATTCCGATTCGGGTGCGGCTGGCCGAATCCGTCCGCCGGAGTCTGGACGAAATCGGCCAACTGCGGGTGGCCGGACGCGGCGGCAGCGTCAGTTTGGCCACCCTGGCCGACATTCGCCTGGCCGGCGGCTTGCAGCAAATCGACCGGCTGGACCGGATGCGCAATACCACCTTCGACATCGAGTTGGGCGAGCGGGCGGTCGGCGACGTGTTGGCCGAGGCCATGCAATTGCCGACGCTGCAAAATCTGCCGGCCGGCGTGCGCACGATAGAATCGGGCGATGCGCAACGGATGAACGAGTTGTTCGGCAGTTTCGGCGGGGCGATGGCCATTGGCGTGTTGTGCATTTATGTGGTGCTGGTATTGTTGTTCGGCGACTTCAGTCAGCCGGTGACCATTCTCGGCGCGCTGCCCTTATCGCTGGGCGGGGCTTTTCTGGCCTTGCTGATGACCGGCGGCAGCTTCGCGATGCCGAGTGTGATCGGGCTGTTGATGCTGATGGGCGTCGTCACCAAAAACTCGATCCTGCTGGTCGAATACGCGATGATTGCCCGCCGCGAGCACGGTCTGAGCCGGCTGGACGCGGTGATCGACAGTTGCCGCAAGCGGGTGCAACCGATCCTGATGACGACCATCGCGATGGGCGCCGGCATGCTGCCGATCGCGCTCGGCCTGGGCGCGGACCCGAGTTTCCGGGCACCGATGGCGATTACCGTGATCGGCGGCTTGCTGACATCGACCGCGCTGAGTCTGGTGGTGATTCCGGTGGCCTACACCGCGATCGACGACCTGTTGAGTCTCGCCCGCCGCCTCCTTGCTTCGGTTCGGCGTGGCATGGGTGAAGCCGGGTTGAATTACAGTTTGGGCGAGTAG
- the hlyD gene encoding secretion protein HlyD has product MKKTLSFVIVLFAIAGSTVWVYRTYRGENDTLPTLYGNVDIREVTLGFRVSGKLAQLHYDEGDKVEAGAVLARLDDEPYRLQAASVQAQVDSLRARLKLRETGNRPQEIAQARSLVREREATAVNAERLFQRAEDLLADKGVSAQERDNAEANHREAQARLKSARDNLALLEAGFRSEDISQAKADLAQTEAALATAGLQLNDTVLTAPADGVILTRAQEAGAILQAGTPVFTLSLLNPVWVRAYIHEPDLGRIHPGMQAEIRSDSSADKHYKGRIGYISPRAEFTPKTVETEELRTSLVYRLRIVVENPDDGLRQGMPVTVTLDESAAGTVIP; this is encoded by the coding sequence GTGAAAAAGACCCTATCTTTCGTCATCGTTTTATTCGCCATTGCGGGTAGTACAGTCTGGGTTTATCGCACGTATCGGGGCGAAAATGACACCTTGCCGACACTGTACGGCAATGTCGACATACGCGAAGTCACCCTGGGTTTTCGCGTTTCCGGCAAGTTGGCGCAACTGCACTATGACGAGGGGGATAAAGTCGAAGCCGGCGCAGTGCTGGCCAGGCTGGACGACGAGCCTTATCGCCTTCAGGCCGCCAGCGTTCAGGCTCAGGTTGACTCGTTGCGGGCGCGTCTGAAGCTGCGGGAAACCGGCAATCGGCCGCAGGAAATTGCCCAGGCCCGCTCGCTGGTCCGCGAGCGCGAAGCCACCGCCGTCAATGCCGAGCGTTTGTTCCAGCGGGCCGAGGACTTGCTGGCCGACAAAGGCGTCTCGGCCCAAGAGCGCGACAATGCGGAAGCCAACCATAGAGAGGCCCAGGCGAGGCTTAAATCCGCGCGCGACAATTTGGCACTCCTGGAAGCCGGGTTTCGCAGCGAGGATATTAGCCAAGCCAAAGCCGATCTGGCTCAAACCGAAGCGGCATTGGCAACTGCCGGACTGCAATTGAACGATACGGTATTAACCGCACCGGCCGACGGCGTGATTCTCACCCGGGCACAAGAGGCCGGCGCCATCTTGCAAGCAGGCACGCCGGTTTTCACGCTGTCCCTGCTGAATCCGGTTTGGGTACGCGCCTATATCCATGAGCCCGACCTGGGGCGCATCCATCCGGGCATGCAGGCCGAAATCCGTAGCGATTCCTCGGCCGACAAGCACTATAAGGGCCGGATAGGTTACATTTCCCCTCGTGCCGAATTTACCCCCAAGACCGTGGAAACCGAGGAATTGCGCACCTCGCTGGTCTACCGCTTGCGCATCGTTGTGGAAAATCCCGACGACGGGCTGCGCCAGGGCATGCCGGTAACCGTCACGCTCGATGAAAGTGCGGCAGGCACGGTAATTCCATGA